In the Besnoitia besnoiti strain Bb-Ger1 chromosome XII, whole genome shotgun sequence genome, one interval contains:
- a CDS encoding TLD protein (encoded by transcript BESB_023590) yields the protein MGDSSSKFSHASPALSYQRLSQDEVHELVSSFGLNEFSPAKARISLHSFLRLFPPVLHPTAAVLLPVLRDVVRVQQLQARGWSSSSILLTKFDSSGQLSSSKLTSSGSGGCASGLKGLGNVACSAKGARKGEETNSGGTYITLQEIVDAVSACAYGDKEEVQLHMLQRLLSRFSKILEEQNKRQRQQGPYSSGSRYPDRAATSHHANVTRGRFALHHHGGATTSTASPSVTESLQTVSGSSQHSGPGTAAAPAIVGAISLPPPPLCGIEAVLQQVFVSAYLLFLAIISPSNPIFSATDPFVFAHMPPGGPCAAHSQPADVGSAAAGGTGERQHASAPRTPRAAESLPRAPRARSVSPARARNRGAGASPQSPVAESEGARFHGQPQARQPTSGGGMSGWDTSSSTLISLPSFTPLDFSFLLNAFATSPAGCAAGLSSKSAEVSGPAGGGGSGVNGPDAPGSAAAAAGAGTGGGAAGAPGALQSAGGGGSAGNSGGMSFQGQSSSKQQQQDALLWLLQILPILPTLFVTAVRHFLLGPVDPEAEDGAPPQQPTLQYQVYAQRRRRSSTMLSSPRRGSRTRANSQQNERPSQRSSSLDTICHCTGGWRGDGPLDSSSKIFTDETAVMLRLSSPLFAFPPLIPWRRLYSSWKQGASFNRICSSVFFYDAPTVLIVKTKRGPILGALISVEWKDAGHVFFGDSNCFLFSLEPQFQIISYFSFAVPSGLGRNFVYVNVKNQFYPKGIGFGGQSGCFRLWIGDEFQNCYCTKSDATYGPGLLLPPKKAVFRHRGPSLSTESIGSSVSRRTDSLGSDGKGPGCPAGANGASRPTAAEGDASGDYAAEQDEEKNAFQCPFEVHEVEVWGCGDAATRQQQLIANKRQDQLRQERRQVDKGRFAQNDFDREFLLENTFNRAKGADAPST from the exons ATGGGGGATTCCAGCTCCAAGTTCTCccacgcctcgccggcgctctcCTATCAACGTCTCTCGCAGGACGAAGTCCACGAGCTCGTCTCCAGCTTTGGTCTCAATGAA TTctcgccggcgaaggcgcggatcTCCCTGCACTCGTTCCTGCGGCTGTTTCCGCCAGTTTTGCACCCAACGGCGGCGGTGCTGCTGCCCGTGCTCCGCGACGTCgtgcgcgtgcagcagctACAAGCCCGTGGatggagcagcagcagcattCTGTTGACGAAATTCGACAGCAGCGGGCAGCTCTCCTCCTCAAAGCTCACCTcgagcggaagcggcggatGCGCCAGCGGCCTCAAGGGCCTCGGGAACGTCGCCTGCTCCGCCAagggcgcgcggaagggcgaggagacaaacAGCGGCGGCACGTACATTACTCTGCAG GAGATCGTTGACGCAGTCAGTGCGTGCGCTTACGGAGACAAGGAAGAAGTGCAGTTGCACATGCTTCAGCGTCTCTTGTCCCGATTCTCAAAGATCCTGGAGGAGCAAAACAAacggcagagacagcagggcCCCTACTCGAGTGGCTCACGGTACCCGGATCGAGC GGCCACCTCTCACCACGCCAACGTGACTCGAGGTCGCTTCGCCCTTCATCACcacggaggcgcgacgacgagcacGGCCAGCCCCTCGGTGACAGAGAGCCTGCAGACTGTCTCCGGGTCATCTCAGCACAGCGGCCCGGggacggcagccgcgccggcgatTGTGGGAGCCATAAGTCTGCCTCCACCCCCCCTGTGCGGGATTGAAGCGGTCCTCCAGCAGGTGTTTGTCTCTGCCTACCTGCTCTTTCTCGCCATCATCTCTCCTTCCAATCCGATATTCTCGGCGACAGATCCCTTCGTCTTTGCCCACATGCCCCCTGGGGGGCCCTGCGCAGCCCACTCACAGCCCGCCGAcgtcggctccgcggccgcgggcgggacgggcgagcggcagcacgCGTCAGCCCCtcggacgccgcgcgcggcggagagcttGCCGCGTGCCCCTCGGGCAAGGAGTgtctctccggcgcgcgctCGAAAccggggcgcgggcgcgtcccCTCAGAGCCCTGTAGCCGAGAGCGAAGGGGCGAGGTTTCACGGTCAGCCGCAAGCGCGCCAGCCGACCTCAGGTGGCGGCATGTCGGGCTGGGACACGTCGTCGTCAACTCTGATTTCTCTTCCGTCCTTCACGCCTCTGgatttctcttttctcttgaACGCGTTTGCCACCTCGCCTGCCGGCTGCGCTGCGGGCCTATCGTCGAAGTCTGCGGAGGTCTCAGGCCCGGCTGGGGGCGGGGGCTCGGGTGTGAACGGGCCCGACGCGCCGgggtcggcggccgccgctgcgggcgcggggacaggaggaggggcggccggcgccccGGGCGCTCTGCAGTCCGCAGGAGGTGGAGGGTCAGCGGGGAACTCCGGCGGGATGTCATTCCAGGGGCAGAGTTCCTCGAAGCAACAGCAGCAAGACGCCCTTCTGTGGCTGCTGCAGATTCTGCCGATACTCCCCACCCTGTTTGTCACTGCCGTCAGGCACTTCCTCTTGGGGCCCGTTGACCCGGAGGCCGAGGATGGGGCCCCACCACAGCAGCCGACCCTTCAGTATCAG GTCtacgcgcagcgccggcgaaggagctCCACGAtgctgtcgtcgccgcgccgaggcagccgcacgcgGGCGAATTCTCAACAGAACGAGCGACCGTCGCAGCGGAGCTCCAGCTTGGATACTATCTGCCACTGCACTGGCGgctggagaggcgacggcccgCTGGATAGTAGCAGCAAGATCTTCACAGACGAGACCGCAGTGATG CTTCGCCTGTCGAGTCCGCTCTTTGCATTCCCGCCTCTCATTCCTTGGCGTCGTTTGTATTCCTCGTGGAAACAAG GCGCCAGTTTCAATCGCATTTGCAGCAGCGTCTTCTTCTACGATGCTCCAACCGTGCTCATCGTCAAAACGAAGCGCGGACCGATCCTCGGGGCTCTGATCTCAGT GGAATGGAAAGACGCAGGACATGTCTTCTTTGGAGACTCGAAttgttttcttttcagcCTGGAGCCTCAGTTCCAGATTATCAGCTATTTTTCCTTTGCGGT GCCCAGCGGCCTGGGAAGGAACTTTGTGTACGTGAACGTGAAGAATCAGTTCTACCCCAAGGGCATCGGATTCGGGGGCCAGTCAGGGTGCTTCAGACTCTGGATAGGCGACG AGTTCCAGAATTGCTACTGCACGAAGAGCGACGCGACCTACGGCCCCGGGTTGTTGCTGCCGCCGAAAAAAGCCGTGTTTCGGCACAGAGGCCCGAGCCTTAGCACAGAGAGCATCGGCTCGTCGGTCTCGCGGCGGACGGACTCCCTCGGGAGCGACGGAAAGGGGCCCGGGTGCCCGGCGGGGGCGAATGGCGCTTCGCGCCCGAcggccgccgaaggcgacgccagcggagaCTACGCGGCTGagcaagacgaagagaaaaacgcctTCCAATGTCCCTTCGAAGTCCACGAAGTCGAAGTCTGGGgatgcggcgacgctgccacgcgacagcagcagctgatTGCCAACAAGCGACAGGACCAG CTGCGACAAGAACGGCGCCAGGTAGACAAGGGCCGCTTCGCGCAGAATGACTTCGACCGAGAGTTCCTCCTGGAAAACACCTTCAACCGCGCcaagggcgccgacgccccgTCGACTTGA
- a CDS encoding hypothetical protein (encoded by transcript BESB_023610), producing the protein MGSSIVFHSRLSVSLLCACIVGLSASHRHAFAEPNVASPDMTPSMEPMKMGELMMAPDAFPTEAREGVKMEEGLFGRKTVVEQVISNAVKRFADAFTAHQSKINFESEYLNPVEEELSAVMHAVELFQQFVLPPVAEVAKLPMEALRAASEVVDDLLRRFIDPEVGDAGNADGGGLGTVEGSCDRRTTYNIRSTDDLQENRADLECIFARGEAPRRPPLGVVVGRVHEAGATDLYNLAMKIWWAGKLAFQTRCGSSRDVFMIQNLIHKMRDQASQVHLGVINNEHMYRNVVDVLRKVGETEDGGHILLGKAMLRDPLDFPDNGDILAAFWSGVSYDHDAFQSSRGDFKLAQLDRSFTYRHQSIVEVLRRFLPLLELVGDPTTVGPLLYDSVLRWKSGKELLSPTQASAARNYRMGGEPADSQFRLGPYPEDRAPFSYLSGALPPRFSIADLLQKFKSEAEDAATAGVEASS; encoded by the exons ATGGGGAGCTCCATCGTTTTCCATTCGCGCCTTTCCGTCTCTCTTCTATGTGCGTGTATCGTGGGGCTGAGTGCCTCTCATAGACATGCTTTCGCCGAGCCTAACGTCGCCTCACCCGACATGACTCCTTCTATGGAGCCTATGAAGATGGGAGAGCTAATGATGGCGCCGGATGCATTTCCCacagaagcgagagagggcgTGAAAATGGAAGAGGGCCTGTTTGGCAGAAAGACCGTCGTCGAGCAGGTCATCTCTAATGCTGTGAAGCGGTTCGCCGATGCGTTCACGGCACACCAAAGCAAAATAAATTTCGAGTCAGAATATCTCAATCCAGTCGAAGAAGAACTTTCGGCGGTGATGCATGCAGTGGAGCTTTTTCAGCAGTTTGTTCTTCCTCCGGTGGCAGAGGTGGCTAAGCTGCCCATGGAGGCTTTGCGGGCTGCGTCAGAGGTAGTTGATGACCTCCTCCGGCGTTTCATTGACCCAGAAGTGGGTGATGCCGGAAACGCAGATGGAGGTGGACTCGGCACAGTCGAGGGCTCTTGCGACAGGCGAACGACCTACAACATCAGATCAACCGACGACCTGCAAGAAAACAGAGCGGACCTGGAATGCATTTTCGCCCGCGGAGAAGCTCCCAGACGACCTCCTTTGGGTGTTGTGGTGGGACGTGTTCATGAGGCTGGCGCGACAG ACCTATACAATCTCGCAATGAAAATTTGGTGGGCTGGCAAGCTCGCTTTTCAAACGCGCTGCGGATCGTCAAGAGACGTGTTCATGATTCAAAACCTGATACACA AGATGCGTGACCAAGCAAGCCAAGTCCATCTTGGTGTCATCAACAACGAGCATATGTACCGCAACGTTGTCGATGTC CTCAGGAAAGTTGGGGAAACAGAAGACGGAGGCCACATTTTGCTGGGCAAAGCCATGCTTAGAGATCCACTAGATTTTCCAGATAATGGAGATATACTCGCAGCCTTCTGGTCCGGTGTCTCGTACGACCACGATGCATTTCAGTCTTCTCGTGGAGACTTCAAGTTGGCGCAATTG GATCGATCGTTCACATACAGACACCAGAGCATCGTTGAGGTGTTGCGCCGGTTTTTGCCCCTCCTTGAGCTTGTTGGAGACCCTACGACCGTTGGTCCTCTTCTCTATGATAGCGTGCTTCGGTGGAAGTCGGGAAAAGAGCTTCTGTCGCCCACGCAGGCATCCGCTGCGCGCAATTATCGTATGGGTGGCGAACCGGCGGATTCCCAGTTCCGCCTGGGTCCATATCCGGAAGATAGAGCACCATTCTCATATCTCAGTGGTGCTCTTCCACCTCGATTCTCCATCGCCGACCTTCTTCAGAAATTTAAAAGTGAAGCTGAAGATGCGGCTACCGCCGGCGTGGAGGCTTCCTCCTAA
- a CDS encoding hypothetical protein (encoded by transcript BESB_023600), which translates to MGRVTLPVAYPASADGVKHFSSRLPSPLISCHARPLFTVAGQPDRDASHRGRSRCLAAQRPVQLFASRPPLPSPFLRLPQVPQYIRAFSSLVISRSNKRAGDSTGRRSRRGGGRQRFPQSPAAGGDGEAESECDEDGLPGVVRRSLQNSLAPHAVPVSFWQAQAEQALRLLPSLLPFHLATLLLAHARAGVRHPPLAAAIVNQFADLTMRQRYHPLLLSPRPSAMASQASVEGGVNLKKRSTCSKPSPAESEKELQRVDFAAFSTVLLSLERLHLLHHPLVFEPAERLQRVLLHRLQGHCDAFTFRQLKRLMLLLAKLAALASTRSSRRGVQDASGEASDAGGGDRRRPLEDQGFLVEVMVAAAEKAVDADRPQNDAGAKKRTTLDDREMFSVVWCIGRFDQMIFSKVLRNRRTALAAGTLPEGGRMPENGLMEDSQCQACRRTSKHSLGATNGSPPDGEPDCRDEQEGDDDGFSCKWGPGGSAYEHSEKELTADMANMYAQAREKLLERAIQGIRAIILSRLRCAPLDAAMALDAFLVFKDPYMSAKAEHYLSFLLRTASLEELITLADGFKHLRIAQRRVWDIWCLHAERGVTSYVVAYEQWEGSGELPRRCPSADTLNAVRSWFTALRHPCSQVDTLQEKHAQRTEPTTGDVGTKDA; encoded by the exons ATGGGACGCGTCACCCTGCCAGTTGCATACCCGGCCTCTGCAGATGGCGTCAAGCACTTTAGCTCCCGACTTCCATCGCCACTGATTTCGTGTCACGCCCGGCCTTTGTTTACGGTTGCAGGTCAACCAGACAGAGACGCGTCTCACCGAGGCCGGAGTCGATGCCTTGCCGCGCAACGGCCTGTGCAGCTCTTCGCGAGCCGACCACCGCTGCCCTCACCTTTTCTTCGACTCCCTCAGGTTCCCCAATACattcgcgccttctcttctctcgtgATATCGCGAAGCAACAAGCGAGCAGGGGATTCAACTGGCCGGAGGTCTAGACGGGGGGGTGGCAGACAACGATTTCCGCAGAgcccagcagcaggcggggACGGAGAAGCGGAATCGGAGTGCGACGAGGACGGACTTCCTGGGGTTGTCAGGAGATCTCTCCAG AACTCTCTTGCGCCTCACGCCGTTCCGGTTTCTTTCTGGCAAGCGCAAGCcgagcaggcgctgcggctcctgccCTCGCTCCTCCCATTCCACTTGGCGACCTTGCTTCTGGCGCACGCTCGAGCCGGCGTTCGCCACCCACCCCTGGCAGCCGCGATTGTGAACCAGTTTGCAGACCTGACCATGCGACAGCGGTACCACCCCCTCCtgctttctcctcgcccatCCGCCATGGCCTCTCAGGCCTCGGTGGAAGGGGGCGTCAACCTGAAGAAGCGTTCCACGTGCAGCAAACCTTCGCCTGCTGAGTCGGAGAAGGAGTTGCAACGGGTGGACTTTGCAGCCTTCTCGACTGTGCTCTTGTCGCTTGAACGGCTGCATCTGCTTCATCACCCGCTGGTCTTCGAACCTGCGGAGCGACTTCAGCGCGTCCTTCTGCACCGCCTGCAGGGGCACTGCGACGCGTTCACGTTTCGGCAGCTGAAGCGACTCATGCTGCTCCTGGCGAAACTCGCTGCGTTGGCTAGCACGAGAAGTTCGCGTCGGGGCGTACAGGACGCGAGTGGGGAAGCATCTGAcgcaggagggggggacAGACGCAGACCGCTAGAGGACCAGGGTTTTCTGGTGGAGGTGatggtcgccgcggcggagaaagcgGTGGACGCGGATCGGCCGCAAAATGACGCCGGGGCGAAGAAACGAACGACGCTTGATGATCGAGAAATGTTTTCGGTGGTTTGGTGTATTGGCAGATTTGACCAGATGATTTTCTCCAAGGTTCTCCGAAATCGCAGAACCGCACTCGCTGCTGGAACGCTCCCTGAAGGCGGGAGGATGCCAGAGAACGGCTTGATGGAGGATTCGCAGTGCCAGGCGTGTCGACGCACGAGTAAACATAGTCTCGGGGCAACGAATGGGTCGCCACCTGACGGCGAGCCCGACTGCAGGGACGAACAGGAGGGTGACGACGATGGATTCAGCTGCAAGTGGGGACCCGGAGGCAGTGCATATGAGCACTCCGAGAAAGAACTGACAGCAGACATGGCCAACATGTACGCGCAAGCTCGCGAGAAGCTCCTGGAGCGTGCTATACAAGGCATCCGAGCGATTATCCTTTCAAGACTCCGATGTGCGCCGCTGGACGCTGCAATG GCATTGGATGCGTTTCTCGTCTTCAAAGACCCATATATGAGCGCCAAGGCGGAGCACTATTTgtcgtttcttcttcgcacCGCCTCCTTGGAGGAGCTCATCACACTTGCCGACGGTTTCAAGCACTTACGTATCGCTCAGCGGCGGGTCTGGGATATTTGGTGTTTGCATGCTGAGCGTGGCGTCACGTCCTACGTAGTCGCGTATGAGCAATGGGAAGGCAGTGGGGAGCTTCCGCGCCGATGCCCTTCAGCAGACACACTGAACGCGGTGCGCTCGTGGTTCACGGCACTGCGCCACCCTTGCTCGCAGGTGGACACGTTGCAAGAGAAGCACGCACAGAGAACGGAACCCACAACTGGGGATGTGGGTACGAAGGACGCTTGA